A DNA window from Flavisolibacter ginsenosidimutans contains the following coding sequences:
- a CDS encoding GMC family oxidoreductase N-terminal domain-containing protein: MSTKSGAALTSQELNLKSYLRILFFIYLGGVLLYLLPPIGLMPEFLKPYAFINDPAFANNSTIKMGLFAALCFVAAGDVRRYLIAVEAIMVVMCFAVLSGIILILFAKNNYTLQMANSSLKMSTLILYSTIFDAALNAILIVLYNKAQKARYNLQYFSPMEFRALKALAEVLIEGDEKAISPQETALSVDRYMSSFKATNKWVTKLALTSLELYPLVFLKSPTSYMRPDARKAFLERHFYQDVSLRFAPSFIRMLVQGMIRMGKQLCFMGYYNDPRVHPTIGYEPFSKRADTEKRMKDLPYENNQPLQVQNEKDVKGDVIDWDGVVIIGSGPGASIMAKGLAERGKRVLMIERGEHTDPSEFNEDEIDMVSRLYADGALQQAADFRFQVIQGSTVGGSSVVNNAVCFDTPHAVLDRWNDTNGIDAGLDLARYIQCNKKVNEMIGVHRINDTPSTMSREEYLNPGGKKFKLGIERMGLDKSPNVADSVAANIQQCVGCGYCNIGCKWGKKLSMLNNILPQAQEKAGAENFQIIAGCEVIKLKSKGAKITSLIAQFRNGRKIEVRGKTFVVSAGALSSSLLLQRSGIATGRAGKRLSFNVGSPISSVFPDVIDAYKGLQISHFLQISPSRGFIFETWFNPPMFQSTIMPGWWSDHWKNMHRYNRMACTGVLVGSDSNAEIRVGGLTKRDIRYTPTKKDFDTLIDGIELAGEIYLEAGAECVMPNTFGYYEYATKEELKKMRYDIKDNSDITLGTGHPQGGNILSRNRKIGVVDEQLKVYGYDNLFISDASVFPTAIGVNPQISVMTFAEYAVPFVADTVETGGVKVITPDLSKV, translated from the coding sequence ATGTCAACCAAAAGTGGAGCTGCGCTAACCTCACAGGAACTTAACCTGAAATCTTACCTGCGCATTTTGTTTTTCATTTACCTCGGTGGGGTGCTGCTTTATCTTCTGCCGCCGATTGGTTTAATGCCCGAATTTCTCAAGCCTTACGCCTTCATTAACGATCCGGCTTTTGCCAACAATTCTACCATCAAAATGGGCTTGTTTGCGGCGCTTTGTTTTGTGGCCGCCGGCGATGTGCGCCGTTATCTTATTGCCGTAGAAGCCATCATGGTGGTAATGTGTTTTGCTGTGTTGTCTGGTATCATTCTCATTCTTTTTGCAAAGAACAATTACACTCTTCAAATGGCCAACAGCAGCCTGAAAATGAGTACGCTGATTTTATACTCAACTATTTTCGACGCTGCGCTGAACGCCATTCTGATTGTATTATATAACAAAGCGCAGAAGGCCCGGTACAACCTTCAATATTTTTCGCCAATGGAGTTTCGCGCATTGAAAGCACTGGCCGAAGTCCTGATTGAAGGTGACGAGAAAGCGATTTCACCCCAAGAGACAGCGCTAAGTGTTGATCGTTACATGAGTTCATTTAAAGCCACCAATAAGTGGGTCACAAAGTTGGCGCTAACAAGCCTTGAGTTGTACCCGCTTGTGTTTTTGAAGTCGCCTACATCATACATGCGGCCCGATGCCCGCAAAGCTTTTTTGGAGCGGCATTTTTACCAGGACGTATCACTTCGGTTTGCGCCATCATTCATTCGCATGTTGGTGCAAGGCATGATAAGAATGGGCAAGCAGCTTTGTTTTATGGGTTATTACAACGACCCGCGTGTGCATCCGACCATTGGCTACGAGCCTTTCTCCAAACGCGCCGATACGGAAAAGCGAATGAAAGATTTGCCGTACGAAAACAACCAGCCTTTGCAAGTGCAGAATGAAAAGGATGTAAAAGGGGATGTAATTGATTGGGACGGCGTGGTGATTATTGGCTCAGGTCCCGGCGCTTCTATCATGGCGAAAGGTTTGGCGGAAAGAGGCAAGCGGGTGTTGATGATTGAACGCGGAGAGCATACCGACCCGTCAGAGTTTAATGAAGACGAGATTGACATGGTATCACGGCTTTATGCCGATGGCGCTTTGCAACAAGCCGCTGATTTTCGTTTTCAGGTAATACAGGGAAGCACGGTTGGCGGCTCAAGCGTGGTAAACAATGCAGTTTGTTTTGATACACCGCATGCTGTTCTTGATCGTTGGAACGATACCAACGGCATTGATGCGGGCCTCGACCTTGCCCGCTACATTCAATGCAACAAAAAGGTGAACGAGATGATTGGCGTGCACCGCATCAACGATACGCCAAGCACTATGTCGAGAGAAGAATACTTAAATCCCGGCGGAAAAAAATTCAAATTGGGAATTGAACGAATGGGTTTGGACAAATCGCCGAACGTGGCGGATTCAGTGGCAGCCAACATTCAGCAATGCGTGGGTTGCGGCTATTGCAACATCGGTTGTAAATGGGGCAAGAAACTCTCCATGTTGAACAACATTCTTCCACAAGCGCAGGAAAAAGCCGGTGCTGAAAATTTTCAAATCATTGCAGGCTGTGAAGTGATTAAATTAAAATCAAAAGGCGCAAAAATCACTTCGTTAATTGCCCAATTCAGAAACGGCAGAAAGATAGAAGTGCGGGGAAAAACTTTTGTGGTTTCAGCCGGCGCCCTTTCTTCGAGTTTGCTTTTGCAACGTTCGGGCATTGCCACCGGTCGTGCGGGCAAGCGGCTTTCATTTAACGTGGGTTCGCCCATTTCATCTGTTTTTCCCGATGTGATTGATGCATACAAAGGCTTGCAGATTTCTCATTTTCTTCAAATTTCTCCCAGTCGCGGGTTCATTTTCGAAACCTGGTTTAATCCGCCCATGTTTCAAAGCACCATTATGCCGGGTTGGTGGAGTGACCACTGGAAAAACATGCACCGCTACAACCGCATGGCCTGCACCGGTGTACTTGTGGGCAGCGATTCAAACGCGGAAATACGAGTGGGCGGTTTAACGAAAAGAGACATTCGTTACACGCCTACGAAAAAGGATTTTGACACGCTGATTGATGGCATTGAACTGGCCGGGGAAATTTACCTTGAAGCAGGCGCCGAATGCGTGATGCCGAACACCTTTGGCTACTACGAATACGCGACAAAAGAAGAATTGAAGAAGATGCGCTACGATATTAAAGACAACAGCGACATCACGCTGGGAACGGGACATCCGCAAGGCGGAAATATTTTAAGCCGCAATCGCAAAATTGGGGTTGTTGACGAACAGTTGAAGGTTTACGGTTACGACAATTTGTTTATTTCCGATGCATCGGTTTTCCCAACGGCTATTGGCGTGAACCCGCAAATATCGGTAATGACTTTTGCCGAATATGCCGTGCCTTTCGTAGCCGACACGGTAGAAACCGGCGGCGTAAAAGTCATTACACCGGATTTGAGCAAAGTGTAA
- a CDS encoding DUF3606 domain-containing protein, which yields MADDKNARDGRDRGRVAGDEEYEVNYLAQKLNVSVDEVRRAVEKVGNSREKVEEYLRNGRR from the coding sequence ATGGCAGATGACAAAAACGCAAGAGACGGCCGCGACCGCGGACGCGTAGCGGGTGACGAAGAGTACGAGGTTAATTACCTGGCGCAGAAACTAAACGTGTCTGTGGACGAAGTGAGGCGGGCTGTTGAAAAAGTGGGCAATAGCCGCGAAAAAGTAGAAGAATACCTGCGTAACGGCAGACGCTAA
- a CDS encoding ATP-binding protein → MNEITKTKGREKTISIPEFLSGGGEMGRLIREFDWSKTSLGSVETWPHSLRTCIRIMLTSRQPIWIGWGKELIKFYNDPYKAIVGGKHPWALGKPASVVWKDIWRDIEPMLKQVMEQDEGTYVESQLLIMERNGYPEETYYTFSYTPIPSDSGKTEGMFCANTDDTDKIISERQLRTLTQLGKRLADCRSNAEIVEETMTTLQENPHDFPFALFRTVTNTKAILSGSTPLGESEKFISKEVDLSADNEVVSTIKNAIASRKPQLFEGLNEKFGPMPRGAWEVSPNKLMVLPIIQTGSKEPYGLLIVGLNPYRLLDEKYTGFFALIADQVATSFADVHILEEERKRTEALAEINRAKTAFFSNISHEFRTPLTLMAAPIEDALNDPNTVPENRLRLSVAQSNVKRLQKLVNALLDFSRIEAGRMQARFERVNVSSLTKDLASTFRATVEKAGMQLNIDCGENIEAYVDVDMWEKIVLNLLSNAFKYTYSGSITLRLKQESDRIYFSVTDTGVGIPETELQKVFERFHRVHNASGRSQEGTGIGLALVQELVKLHQASIHVQSKLKEGTTFTVTLLAGKNHLPAEQIVLEQSSLSFSASTDVFIDEAMKWLPSENHFEADPPSTSVSTRRPSVLLADDNTDMREYLQRLLSTSYQVTAVSNGKLALENAIALEPDLILSDVMMPEMSGFELVKHLKEHPKTKNTPVVLLSARAGEEATIEGLQTGADDYLVKPFSARELLSRIDSNIKIAQSRITAFRQLYNLFMNAPVAIAILRKKEQRFELANERYLEIAGKDDVVGKTLHEAFPELKGTGVEDLLNNVYTSGVPFYGNEFEVTLLRKGKLEKVFFNFAYTPMLEIDGTIGGVMVVAVDVTEMILARKVLEQNEARLEGEVQKRTEELQEINEALERSNKELEQYAFVTSHDLQEPLRKIQTFATLLYERNAEKLDEKSVQHYEKVVQAARRMSTLINDLLNFSRLTKLEQFVPVDLNEIFKNVTHDFELVIQEKNVVIRAAELPVVEAIPLQMNQLFGNLLSNAIKFSATDQTPEIRIEAAALSPAEKEQHLSLFPDKDFIKISFNDNGIGFDPVYSEKIFEIFQRLHNRAAYEGTGIGLALCARIVANHHGVIFAKGEKEKGASFYVILPLKQNK, encoded by the coding sequence ATGAACGAAATCACGAAAACAAAAGGGCGGGAGAAAACGATATCAATACCTGAGTTTTTATCCGGTGGCGGCGAAATGGGACGGCTCATCCGCGAATTTGACTGGAGCAAAACTTCGCTTGGTTCTGTCGAAACCTGGCCGCACAGCCTGCGCACCTGTATCCGCATCATGCTTACATCGCGGCAGCCCATTTGGATCGGCTGGGGCAAAGAGCTCATTAAATTCTACAACGATCCCTATAAAGCCATTGTAGGAGGCAAGCATCCTTGGGCACTTGGCAAGCCGGCCTCGGTAGTGTGGAAGGACATTTGGCGTGACATTGAGCCTATGCTAAAGCAAGTAATGGAGCAGGACGAAGGCACTTACGTGGAATCACAGTTGCTCATCATGGAGCGCAACGGTTATCCCGAAGAAACCTATTATACGTTTTCTTACACACCTATTCCGAGCGACAGTGGCAAAACAGAGGGTATGTTTTGCGCCAACACTGATGATACGGACAAAATCATCAGCGAACGTCAACTGCGAACGCTGACGCAATTGGGCAAACGCCTTGCCGATTGCCGGAGCAATGCCGAGATTGTTGAAGAAACAATGACAACCCTGCAAGAAAACCCACATGATTTTCCCTTTGCTTTGTTTCGCACCGTTACCAACACCAAGGCCATACTTTCCGGTTCTACCCCTCTGGGCGAGTCGGAAAAATTTATTTCAAAAGAAGTTGATCTTTCTGCCGATAATGAAGTCGTAAGCACAATAAAGAATGCCATTGCTTCGCGTAAGCCGCAACTGTTCGAGGGGCTCAATGAAAAGTTTGGGCCGATGCCAAGGGGTGCCTGGGAAGTATCGCCAAATAAATTGATGGTACTGCCCATCATTCAAACCGGCTCGAAGGAACCCTATGGTCTTTTGATAGTCGGTTTGAATCCTTACCGTTTATTGGACGAAAAATACACGGGCTTTTTTGCGTTGATAGCCGACCAGGTTGCCACTTCTTTTGCTGATGTACACATACTTGAAGAAGAGCGCAAACGTACCGAGGCTCTGGCCGAAATTAACCGCGCAAAAACAGCTTTCTTCTCCAACATCAGCCACGAGTTTCGTACGCCTCTTACATTAATGGCTGCGCCTATCGAAGACGCACTGAACGACCCGAATACCGTTCCCGAAAACAGGCTTCGCCTGTCGGTGGCACAAAGCAACGTAAAGCGGTTGCAAAAGCTGGTAAACGCGTTGCTCGATTTTTCGCGCATTGAAGCCGGCCGGATGCAAGCCCGGTTTGAGCGTGTAAACGTTTCTTCATTAACAAAGGATCTCGCCAGTACTTTTCGCGCAACCGTTGAAAAAGCAGGAATGCAACTAAACATTGATTGCGGCGAGAACATTGAAGCCTACGTTGATGTGGACATGTGGGAAAAGATTGTTCTCAATCTCTTGAGCAACGCCTTTAAATACACGTACAGCGGTTCTATAACCTTGCGATTGAAACAAGAGTCTGACCGCATTTATTTTTCCGTAACCGATACCGGTGTAGGCATTCCGGAAACGGAATTGCAAAAAGTGTTTGAACGATTTCATCGCGTTCACAATGCTAGCGGACGGAGCCAGGAAGGAACGGGCATTGGCCTGGCCCTGGTTCAGGAACTGGTAAAATTGCATCAGGCAAGTATTCATGTGCAGAGCAAATTAAAAGAAGGCACAACGTTCACCGTTACACTTTTGGCGGGCAAGAATCATTTGCCAGCGGAACAAATTGTTCTGGAGCAATCGTCTTTAAGCTTTTCTGCCAGCACCGACGTATTTATTGATGAAGCCATGAAATGGCTTCCGTCAGAGAATCATTTTGAAGCAGACCCGCCGTCCACAAGTGTTAGCACACGAAGGCCAAGTGTGTTGCTGGCTGACGACAACACGGACATGCGGGAATACTTGCAGCGTTTGTTGAGCACAAGCTATCAAGTTACTGCCGTTAGCAACGGAAAGCTGGCTTTGGAAAATGCAATTGCCCTTGAACCAGACCTGATTCTGAGCGATGTGATGATGCCCGAAATGAGCGGCTTTGAGTTGGTGAAACATTTAAAGGAACATCCAAAAACCAAAAACACACCGGTTGTTTTATTGTCGGCAAGAGCAGGGGAAGAGGCGACCATTGAGGGTTTGCAAACCGGTGCCGATGATTACCTCGTAAAACCTTTTTCTGCCAGGGAACTTTTATCTCGCATTGACAGCAACATTAAAATTGCACAGAGCCGCATTACCGCTTTCCGGCAGTTGTACAATTTGTTTATGAACGCGCCGGTTGCCATTGCCATTCTGCGTAAAAAGGAACAACGTTTTGAGTTGGCAAACGAACGCTACTTGGAAATTGCCGGCAAGGATGATGTTGTTGGCAAAACCTTGCACGAAGCCTTTCCGGAGTTAAAAGGAACCGGCGTGGAAGATTTGCTTAACAACGTTTATACATCGGGTGTGCCCTTTTATGGAAATGAATTTGAAGTAACCTTACTACGCAAGGGAAAATTAGAAAAGGTCTTCTTCAATTTTGCTTACACGCCGATGCTGGAAATTGATGGTACAATCGGCGGGGTGATGGTGGTGGCGGTTGATGTGACCGAAATGATATTGGCCCGAAAGGTGCTGGAGCAAAACGAGGCCCGGTTGGAAGGCGAAGTGCAAAAAAGAACCGAAGAACTGCAAGAGATAAACGAAGCGCTGGAGCGATCGAACAAAGAACTGGAGCAATATGCTTTTGTTACAAGCCACGACTTGCAGGAGCCGTTGCGAAAAATTCAAACCTTTGCCACGCTTTTGTACGAACGTAACGCAGAGAAACTGGACGAAAAATCAGTGCAGCATTACGAGAAAGTTGTGCAAGCCGCCAGGCGCATGTCAACGCTGATTAATGACCTGCTGAACTTTTCGCGGCTTACCAAACTCGAACAATTTGTACCGGTTGATTTGAACGAAATTTTTAAAAACGTAACGCACGATTTTGAGCTCGTCATACAGGAAAAAAACGTCGTCATTCGCGCTGCCGAATTGCCTGTTGTGGAAGCCATTCCGCTACAAATGAATCAATTGTTTGGAAACCTGTTGAGCAATGCAATAAAGTTTTCAGCAACCGACCAGACACCCGAGATTCGAATCGAAGCTGCAGCCCTTTCGCCCGCTGAAAAAGAACAACATCTTTCCTTATTTCCGGATAAAGACTTTATAAAAATTTCGTTCAACGATAACGGCATTGGTTTCGATCCGGTTTATAGCGAAAAAATTTTTGAAATATTTCAACGGTTACACAATCGCGCAGCTTACGAAGGCACGGGCATTGGCCTGGCTTTGTGTGCCCGCATTGTTGCCAACCATCACGGGGTAATTTTTGCCAAAGGCGAAAAAGAAAAGGGTGCAAGCTTTTACGTCATCTTGCCGTTGAAACAAAACAAGTAA
- a CDS encoding arylsulfatase encodes MKQFIIWGVLLVLLHANKAVAQKPQKKPNIIFILADDLGYGDIGPYGQQKIETRNLEKLAKMGVKFTQFYAGSTVCAPSRSSFLTGQHTGHTAIRGNKTLQPEGQVPLPDSVITVAMLLQKSGYETAAFGKWSLGFITSSGDPQKKGFDEFYGYNCQTLAHNYYPDHLWHNHNRIDLSGNLKKDAAYSADLIHEQAMNFIKAKHNKPFFLYLPYTLPHADVIVPHDAVYDYYVKKFNEAAVPTLKGNDGEKHHYDAHPHAAFAAMVARLDKFVGEIINAVKEKRLQENTLIIFTSDNGPHKENGGDPDFFNSNGGLRGIKRDLYEGGIRVPFIAYQKGVTKAGTINTEPAALWDLLPTFLQQAGAAPTKNIDGISIMPALKGEKQKLHDYFYWELHEAGGKQAVRMGEWKGVKLNVSKTPSPPIELYNLKTDPQEKTNVAAQHPGVVRQIEALMKEAYVPNKDWPLMPSE; translated from the coding sequence ATGAAGCAGTTTATTATTTGGGGAGTCCTTCTGGTTTTACTTCACGCAAATAAAGCAGTGGCGCAGAAACCGCAGAAGAAACCCAACATCATTTTTATTCTTGCCGATGATTTGGGCTACGGCGATATTGGCCCGTACGGACAACAAAAGATAGAAACACGCAATCTTGAGAAGCTGGCAAAAATGGGCGTGAAGTTTACACAGTTCTACGCCGGCTCTACGGTCTGTGCACCCTCACGAAGCAGTTTCCTGACCGGTCAGCACACAGGCCATACCGCCATTCGCGGAAACAAAACCCTGCAACCGGAAGGACAAGTTCCTTTGCCCGATTCGGTCATCACGGTTGCCATGCTTTTGCAAAAATCGGGTTACGAAACCGCTGCATTCGGCAAATGGTCGTTGGGTTTTATTACCTCGTCCGGTGATCCGCAGAAAAAAGGCTTTGATGAGTTCTACGGTTACAATTGCCAAACGCTTGCGCACAATTATTATCCCGATCATCTGTGGCACAACCACAACCGCATTGATCTTTCGGGAAACCTAAAAAAAGATGCTGCTTACTCCGCCGATTTAATTCACGAGCAGGCAATGAACTTTATCAAGGCTAAGCACAACAAACCTTTTTTTCTTTATCTCCCTTACACCTTGCCTCATGCCGATGTCATTGTGCCGCACGACGCGGTTTATGATTACTATGTAAAAAAATTCAACGAAGCCGCTGTGCCTACACTAAAAGGCAACGACGGCGAGAAGCATCACTACGATGCACATCCACATGCGGCTTTTGCAGCAATGGTAGCCAGGCTTGACAAATTCGTTGGCGAGATAATCAATGCCGTAAAAGAAAAAAGGCTGCAAGAAAATACGCTCATCATCTTCACAAGCGATAACGGACCGCACAAGGAGAACGGCGGCGATCCTGATTTCTTCAACAGCAACGGCGGTTTGCGCGGCATCAAACGGGATTTATACGAAGGCGGCATTCGCGTGCCTTTTATCGCTTATCAAAAAGGAGTGACCAAAGCCGGAACAATCAATACTGAACCCGCCGCTCTGTGGGATTTGCTTCCAACGTTTTTACAACAGGCCGGCGCAGCTCCGACAAAAAATATTGACGGCATTTCAATCATGCCTGCGTTGAAGGGAGAGAAGCAAAAGCTTCACGATTACTTTTATTGGGAACTGCACGAAGCAGGCGGCAAACAAGCCGTTCGGATGGGCGAGTGGAAAGGTGTGAAACTGAACGTAAGCAAAACGCCTTCGCCGCCAATAGAATTGTACAACCTGAAGACCGACCCGCAGGAAAAAACCAACGTTGCCGCACAACATCCCGGCGTTGTACGGCAGATAGAAGCATTGATGAAAGAAGCTTATGTTCCGAACAAGGATTGGCCGCTGATGCCATCGGAATGA
- a CDS encoding glycoside hydrolase family 88/105 protein, which yields MKFISSLLLIVFIATNVVAQKLPSKKKILKPLRLANEYFMNKWPDAGKPIVTNRERPSNIWTRAVYYEGLMALYKIDPQRKFYDYAVQWGEKHNWTPRNGITTRNADDQCCGQTFIDLYLLAKKEERIKSIKACIDNTVHSEKKDDWSWIDAIQMAMPVFVRLGVVYNDTAYFRKMYDLYAFAKYNQGGKGLYHAEDHLWWRDKDFVPPYKEPNGEDCYWSRGNGWVLAALARTLEQLPKNDAHYTEYLQDFKDMCAALIKVQRDDGFWNVSLHDPSHFGGKETSGTALFTYGFAWGLNNGILDKKIYRPVVAKAWKAMVKEAVHSDGMLGFVQGTGKEPKDGQPVSYNNVPDFEDYGLGCFLLAGSEVYKLK from the coding sequence ATGAAGTTCATTTCTTCCTTGCTTCTTATCGTATTCATTGCCACAAACGTGGTTGCGCAAAAGCTTCCTTCAAAGAAGAAAATTTTGAAGCCTTTGCGACTTGCCAACGAATACTTTATGAACAAGTGGCCGGATGCGGGCAAGCCCATTGTTACCAACCGGGAACGGCCAAGCAACATCTGGACACGTGCCGTTTATTACGAAGGCCTCATGGCTTTGTATAAAATTGATCCGCAAAGAAAGTTTTACGATTACGCCGTGCAGTGGGGTGAGAAGCACAACTGGACGCCGCGCAACGGCATCACTACCCGCAATGCCGATGACCAGTGTTGTGGGCAAACCTTTATTGATCTTTACCTGCTTGCTAAAAAAGAAGAGCGCATCAAAAGCATCAAGGCGTGCATAGATAACACGGTGCACAGCGAAAAGAAAGACGACTGGAGTTGGATTGACGCCATTCAAATGGCAATGCCGGTTTTTGTGCGGCTTGGTGTGGTGTACAACGACACGGCTTATTTCCGCAAAATGTATGACCTCTACGCTTTCGCCAAATACAACCAAGGCGGCAAAGGATTGTACCATGCGGAAGATCACCTGTGGTGGCGCGACAAAGATTTTGTGCCGCCGTACAAAGAACCGAACGGCGAAGATTGTTATTGGAGCCGCGGCAATGGTTGGGTGTTGGCAGCCTTGGCAAGAACGCTGGAACAATTGCCAAAGAACGATGCTCATTACACCGAATACCTTCAGGACTTTAAAGACATGTGCGCAGCCTTAATTAAAGTGCAACGTGACGACGGTTTCTGGAACGTGAGCCTTCACGATCCTTCGCATTTTGGCGGCAAGGAAACATCGGGCACAGCACTGTTTACCTACGGTTTTGCCTGGGGATTGAACAATGGAATTCTGGATAAAAAAATTTATAGGCCCGTCGTTGCAAAAGCCTGGAAGGCGATGGTGAAAGAAGCCGTGCATTCCGACGGAATGTTGGGCTTTGTTCAAGGCACCGGTAAAGAACCAAAGGACGGTCAGCCCGTGAGTTACAACAACGTTCCTGATTTTGAAGATTACGGCCTGGGCTGTTTTTTACTGGCCGGCAGCGAAGTATATAAGCTGAAATAA
- a CDS encoding aldo/keto reductase, whose product MQYRSFGKYKVSEIGLGTWQLGSADWGKIDDEKAFAILQAFVDAGGNFVDTADVYGMGISEKVIGRFLKATDKEIFIATKLGRRHDGNNGWPQNFGYDAMRQQVESSLRNLDASKLFLEQLHCIPTEEMRKGDVFNHLRKLKEESLIENFGASVETSEEALICLEQEGLASLQIIFNLFRQHVADEVFAKAAEKNVAIIVRVPLASGLLTGKFTEQTTFAASDHRNYNANGEAFNTGETFSGVEFKEGVKLSKEIASLLPDERTAQWALRWILDHPEVTTVIPGASSVAQVKSNVAASSLEPLSNETHKKLRNLYDEKIKAVIRGHY is encoded by the coding sequence ATGCAATACCGTTCGTTTGGTAAATACAAGGTATCAGAAATTGGTTTGGGAACATGGCAGTTGGGCAGCGCCGATTGGGGCAAGATTGACGACGAAAAAGCCTTTGCTATTTTACAAGCCTTCGTTGATGCAGGTGGAAATTTTGTTGATACAGCCGACGTCTATGGCATGGGCATTAGTGAAAAAGTAATTGGTCGTTTTTTGAAGGCAACAGATAAGGAAATTTTTATTGCGACCAAACTTGGACGCCGACATGATGGAAACAATGGCTGGCCGCAAAATTTTGGCTACGATGCAATGCGGCAACAAGTTGAAAGCTCGTTAAGGAATCTTGATGCTTCGAAATTGTTTTTGGAGCAATTGCACTGTATTCCCACCGAAGAAATGCGAAAGGGAGATGTCTTCAATCATCTGCGCAAACTAAAAGAAGAAAGTTTGATTGAAAACTTTGGTGCCAGCGTTGAAACAAGTGAAGAAGCGCTGATTTGTTTAGAACAAGAAGGATTGGCTTCCCTGCAAATCATCTTCAATTTATTTCGTCAGCACGTAGCGGATGAAGTGTTTGCGAAAGCTGCAGAAAAGAACGTTGCCATTATTGTTCGCGTGCCGCTAGCCAGTGGCTTGCTTACAGGGAAGTTTACTGAACAAACAACGTTTGCTGCATCTGATCACCGCAATTACAATGCAAACGGCGAAGCCTTCAACACAGGGGAAACATTTTCAGGCGTGGAGTTCAAAGAAGGAGTGAAGTTGTCGAAAGAGATTGCTTCTTTATTGCCGGATGAACGCACAGCGCAATGGGCTTTGCGCTGGATACTCGATCACCCCGAAGTTACAACGGTAATTCCAGGTGCGTCTTCGGTTGCGCAGGTAAAGAGCAACGTTGCGGCATCTTCACTTGAGCCGCTCTCAAACGAAACACATAAAAAACTGCGAAATCTTTACGACGAAAAAATTAAAGCAGTCATTCGCGGGCATTATTAA
- a CDS encoding group III truncated hemoglobin, translating to MTKTDIQNKDDIEKFVNGFYNKVRRDEILSPVFEAKIPDAAWPAHLQRMYAFWNAILFAETGFQGNPMQKHLGLPIDEKHFGRWLILFNQTIDESYSGPKAEEAKTRAASIAGIMNFKIENFRKS from the coding sequence ATGACAAAGACCGATATTCAAAACAAGGACGATATTGAAAAGTTTGTAAACGGCTTTTACAACAAGGTGCGCCGCGACGAAATTCTATCGCCGGTGTTTGAGGCAAAAATTCCCGATGCAGCTTGGCCTGCACATTTGCAACGCATGTATGCTTTTTGGAACGCCATTCTGTTTGCCGAAACCGGTTTTCAGGGCAACCCAATGCAAAAGCACTTAGGCTTACCCATTGATGAAAAGCACTTCGGCCGCTGGCTTATTTTATTCAACCAAACAATTGACGAAAGCTATAGCGGTCCAAAGGCAGAAGAAGCAAAAACACGAGCCGCTTCCATTGCCGGCATTATGAATTTCAAGATTGAAAACTTTCGCAAATCCTAA